A single genomic interval of Helianthus annuus cultivar XRQ/B chromosome 6, HanXRQr2.0-SUNRISE, whole genome shotgun sequence harbors:
- the LOC110934198 gene encoding filamin-A-interacting protein 1-like, whose amino-acid sequence MVREREDWEKYRERLLKQVKNFEKSKAAFDEEKAKFETDKKAEEWGCEGVKGKLRAAEELLAKECADWKAICAKDNERMYAACAKIADLESQVADLKKKVEGAQAAKEQAEAELKAQISGKDKDLAAKDVEIAELKRRLQEQVEKNESLEIDLEAEKSKATTAEEAKRKAEEARAISSSALNVVQNNYAEVQGIVDTLSSEAEWLRGRGLVLMANSILNVGELDGTVAALIDASRAVGHREGYLECAQHAEEIFGQEFDKSHCSVADEANAALTRAEHAYDHLI is encoded by the exons ATGGTTAGGGAAAGGGAAGACTGGGAGAAATACCGTGAACGGTTGTTAAAGCAAGTCAAGAATTTTGAGAAGTCGAAAGCTGCCTTTGATGAGGAGAAGGCGAAGTTTGAAACAGACAAGAAAGCGGAGGAGTGGGGCTGTGAGGGCGTTAAGGGCAAACTCCGCGCTGCTGAAGAACTCCTAGCAAAGGAGTGTGCCGACTGGAAGGCGATTTGCGCCAAAGATAATGAGCGCATGTATGCGGCTTGTGCTaagattgccgatcttgagaGTCAAGTTGCTGAtttaaagaagaaagtggaaGGTGCGCAAGCTGCTAAGGAGCAGGCTGAG GCTGAGCTTAAAGCGCAAATATCTGGCAAGGATAAAGATCTAGCTGCCAAGGACGTTGAAATTGCTGAGTTGAAGCGTCGCCTGCAAGAGCAGGTTGAGAAAAATGAGTCCTTGGAGATCGATCTTGAAGCTGAAAAGTCCAAAGCTACTACTGCCGAGGAAGCCAAGCGAAAGGCCGAGGAAGCACGTGCCATTAGTTCTTCCGCCCTTAATGTGGTGCAAAATAATTATGCTGAGGTCCAGGGCATTGTGGATACCTTGTCTTCGGAGGCGGAATGGCTGCGTGGCAGGGGATTAGTGCTG ATGGCCAACTCCATCTTGAATGTAGGGGAGCTAGATGGAACTGTTGCTGCTCTTATAGATGCCTCGCGCGCGGTTGGTCATCGTGAAGGTTATCTAGAATGTGCGCAACATGCTGAGGAGATTTTTGGGCAAGAGTTTGACAAAAGTCACTGCTCAGTGGCTGATGAGGCTAATGCGGCGTTGACCCGTGCTGAACATGCATATGATCATCTTATTTGA